A single window of Luteipulveratus halotolerans DNA harbors:
- a CDS encoding STAS domain-containing protein produces MGYQHGEDEEAIMARSSDREVTADVHDVVPGSEIDISGVLGVQSVADVRAWLGRAIDAGVADLVLHLGDAEVSDATGLGVIVGAHHRARRAGRRLVIADASPRLERLLRATKLNRVIAGTHQDAAGINPMPA; encoded by the coding sequence ATGGGTTACCAGCACGGCGAGGACGAGGAGGCGATCATGGCGCGTTCGAGCGATCGCGAGGTGACTGCTGACGTCCACGACGTCGTACCCGGCTCGGAGATCGACATCTCCGGGGTGCTCGGGGTCCAGTCCGTCGCCGACGTACGAGCCTGGCTCGGTCGAGCGATCGACGCCGGGGTCGCAGACCTCGTGCTGCACCTGGGTGACGCCGAGGTCAGCGATGCCACCGGTCTCGGTGTGATTGTCGGAGCACACCACCGCGCGCGGCGGGCGGGACGGCGGCTGGTCATCGCCGACGCGTCGCCGCGGCTGGAGCGGCTGCTGCGGGCGACCAAGCTCAACCGGGTGATCGCCGGCACCCACCAGGACGCCGCCGGCATCAACCCGATGCCCGCCTGA
- the nucS gene encoding endonuclease NucS: MRVVIARCSVDYEGRLQAHLPLATRLLMVKADGSVLVHSDGGSYKPLNWMSPPCSMAEIDPSEDEVDEGVVACWVVQHAKSEDRLRVRLHEVLHDSSHDLGVDPGLVKDGVEAQLQALLAEHIHTLGEGYTLIRREYMTAIGPVDIMCRDADGATVAVELKRRGDIDGVEQLTRYLELLNRDPHLAPVSGVFAAQQIKPQARVLAQDRGIRCVTLDYEALKGMDDAESRLF; the protein is encoded by the coding sequence GTGCGCGTCGTGATTGCCCGTTGCTCCGTCGACTACGAGGGTCGTCTGCAGGCCCATCTCCCCCTCGCCACCCGGCTGCTCATGGTCAAGGCCGACGGCTCGGTGCTGGTCCACAGCGACGGCGGCTCGTACAAGCCGCTCAACTGGATGTCGCCGCCGTGCTCGATGGCCGAGATCGACCCCAGCGAGGACGAGGTCGACGAGGGCGTCGTCGCGTGCTGGGTGGTGCAGCACGCCAAGTCCGAGGACCGGCTCCGGGTGCGGCTGCACGAGGTGCTGCACGACAGCAGCCACGACCTCGGAGTCGACCCCGGCCTGGTCAAGGACGGTGTCGAGGCCCAGCTGCAGGCGCTGCTGGCCGAGCACATCCACACGCTGGGTGAGGGCTACACGCTCATCCGTCGCGAGTACATGACAGCCATCGGGCCGGTCGACATCATGTGCCGGGACGCCGACGGCGCGACGGTGGCGGTGGAGCTCAAGCGACGTGGCGACATCGATGGCGTCGAGCAGCTCACGCGCTACCTCGAGCTGCTCAACCGCGATCCGCACCTGGCTCCGGTGAGCGGCGTCTTCGCAGCCCAGCAGATCAAACCCCAGGCCCGGGTCCTCGCGCAGGACCGCGGGATCCGCTGCGTCACGCTCGACTACGAAGCCCTCAAGGGCATGGACGACGCCGAGTCGCGGTTGTTCTGA
- a CDS encoding 3-hydroxybutyryl-CoA dehydrogenase encodes MAREISTVGVIGLGTMGAGIVEVFAKAGLTVVGVDGTPELAERGKGFLEASTGRAVAKGRLSEDDQAAVLGRVTWTDQLGDLKDVDLVIEAVPERLEIKRDIFGKLDDIVRDDAVLASNTSSLSLTEIAASTKHPQRVIGMHFFNPAPVLKLVEVITTLFTDDELTTSVRELAERLGKKPVVVGDRAGFVANALLITYLARAIRVYETGHVSREDLDAAGQVGIGLPMGPLTLSDLIGLDVVKEVCDVLYAATHEPSAAPPALLQQMVTAGRLGRKSGQGFYTYEKAGSGTVLDAPAAAERSSGATKTVGVVGTGDLATELVEKLTESGAQVTAVDDPAADLAPLAGLPLVLLVGGPEAGCEDCGGGECLIAEGADPADATACECCHGKAPAAWFGAVAEALDERTVVVPTDEASAWALIGHLDPQVQVVPVAVHQPTRAGQLVEVARQLDASAEAVDGVQATFDAAGFVTLASRDRAGLVVDALLYPHLNDAVRMLDSGYATAEDIDTAMTAGCGYPQGPFAMIDAIGAEEVADGLTQMQLETGEPALTPSPLLVEHAAIDRPFLG; translated from the coding sequence ATGGCTCGTGAGATCAGCACTGTCGGCGTGATCGGACTCGGCACCATGGGTGCCGGCATCGTGGAGGTCTTCGCCAAGGCGGGGCTCACCGTCGTCGGCGTCGACGGCACCCCTGAGCTCGCCGAGCGCGGCAAGGGCTTCCTGGAGGCGTCCACCGGCCGCGCGGTCGCGAAGGGCCGACTGAGCGAGGACGACCAGGCTGCCGTGCTCGGCCGCGTGACCTGGACCGACCAGCTCGGTGACCTCAAGGACGTCGACCTGGTGATCGAGGCGGTCCCGGAGCGCCTCGAGATCAAGCGCGACATCTTCGGCAAGCTCGACGACATCGTCCGTGACGACGCCGTGCTCGCGTCCAACACCTCCAGCCTGTCGCTCACCGAGATCGCCGCCTCGACCAAGCACCCGCAGCGTGTCATCGGCATGCACTTCTTCAACCCTGCGCCGGTGCTCAAGCTCGTCGAGGTCATCACGACGCTGTTCACCGACGACGAGCTGACGACCTCGGTGCGCGAGCTCGCCGAGCGGCTCGGCAAGAAGCCCGTCGTCGTCGGAGACCGCGCCGGTTTCGTCGCCAACGCGCTGCTGATCACCTACCTGGCCCGTGCCATCCGCGTGTACGAGACCGGTCACGTCTCCCGCGAGGACCTCGATGCGGCCGGCCAGGTCGGCATCGGCTTGCCCATGGGCCCACTCACGCTCAGCGACCTCATCGGCCTCGACGTCGTCAAGGAGGTGTGCGACGTGCTGTACGCCGCCACGCACGAGCCGTCGGCCGCGCCGCCTGCGCTGCTGCAGCAGATGGTCACTGCCGGTCGTCTCGGACGCAAGAGCGGCCAGGGCTTCTACACCTACGAGAAGGCCGGCTCGGGCACGGTGCTCGACGCACCTGCGGCGGCCGAGCGTTCCAGTGGCGCCACCAAGACGGTCGGCGTCGTCGGCACCGGGGACCTCGCGACCGAGCTGGTCGAGAAGCTCACCGAGTCGGGCGCTCAGGTGACCGCGGTCGACGACCCGGCTGCCGACCTGGCGCCGCTCGCCGGGCTGCCGCTCGTGCTGCTGGTCGGCGGTCCCGAGGCAGGCTGCGAGGACTGCGGCGGGGGCGAGTGCCTGATCGCCGAGGGCGCCGACCCGGCTGACGCCACCGCCTGCGAGTGCTGCCACGGCAAGGCGCCGGCCGCGTGGTTCGGTGCCGTCGCCGAGGCGCTCGACGAGCGTACGGTCGTCGTACCCACCGACGAGGCCAGCGCGTGGGCGCTCATCGGCCACCTCGACCCGCAGGTCCAGGTCGTGCCGGTTGCCGTCCACCAGCCCACGCGTGCCGGGCAGCTGGTCGAGGTCGCGCGACAGCTCGATGCGTCGGCCGAAGCGGTCGACGGGGTGCAGGCGACGTTCGACGCGGCAGGCTTCGTCACGCTGGCCTCCCGCGACCGCGCCGGCCTCGTCGTCGACGCCCTGCTCTACCCCCACCTCAACGACGCGGTCCGCATGCTCGACTCCGGCTACGCCACCGCTGAAGACATCGACACCGCGATGACGGCCGGCTGCGGCTACCCGCAGGGGCCGTTCGCGATGATCGACGCGATCGGTGCCGAGGAGGTCGCAGACGGCCTGACGCAGATGCAGCTCGAGACCGGCGAGCCGGCGCTGACGCCGTCGCCGCTGCTGGTCGAGCACGCTGCGATCGACCGGCCCTTCCTGGGCTGA
- a CDS encoding alpha/beta hydrolase, with translation MTEIRANTVLAARREDIELETADGLSLVGELALPADADPLATLVTLHPLPTHGGFMDSHVLKKASYRLPALADLAVLRFNTRGTTSPRGTSEGAFDHAVGERYDVAAAIEYAEFREQPVLPRRWLVGWSFGTDLALMHGLDPSVEGAILLSPPLRYSRPEHLAAWADSGKPVVCLVPEHDDYLRPAEAAERFAAIPQAKVIGVDGAKHLWVGETYVRRVLDEIVATVVPGRGPLPTEVSDDLVVGDAS, from the coding sequence GTGACCGAGATCCGGGCCAACACCGTCCTCGCGGCACGCCGTGAGGACATCGAGCTCGAGACCGCCGACGGGCTCTCGCTCGTGGGGGAGCTCGCCCTGCCGGCCGATGCGGACCCGCTCGCCACTCTCGTCACGCTCCACCCGCTCCCGACGCACGGCGGGTTCATGGACAGCCACGTGCTCAAGAAGGCGTCCTACCGGTTGCCGGCGCTCGCCGACCTGGCGGTGCTGCGGTTCAACACCCGTGGCACGACCTCGCCGCGCGGCACGTCCGAGGGCGCGTTCGACCACGCGGTGGGCGAGCGGTACGACGTCGCCGCCGCGATCGAGTACGCCGAGTTCCGCGAGCAGCCCGTGCTGCCCCGCCGCTGGTTGGTCGGCTGGTCGTTCGGCACCGACCTGGCGCTGATGCACGGCCTCGACCCGTCGGTCGAGGGCGCGATCCTGCTCAGCCCGCCGCTGCGCTACTCGCGACCTGAGCACCTTGCGGCGTGGGCCGACTCCGGCAAGCCCGTCGTGTGCCTGGTGCCTGAGCACGACGACTACCTGCGCCCGGCCGAGGCGGCCGAGCGGTTCGCCGCGATCCCGCAGGCGAAGGTCATCGGTGTCGACGGAGCCAAGCACCTGTGGGTCGGGGAGACCTACGTACGGCGCGTCCTCGACGAGATCGTGGCGACCGTCGTACCCGGTCGTGGGCCCCTGCCGACCGAGGTGTCCGACGACCTGGTCGTGGGTGACGCGTCGTGA
- the ilvA gene encoding threonine ammonia-lyase IlvA: MTHSPRVSAADVEAAAERIASAIVPTPTQRNARLSRRTGLDVWLKREDLQPVRSYKLRGAYNLISRLAEQDPDAGVVCASAGNHAQGVAFACADLGVHARIYLPRTTPRQKRERVAAIGGDAVEIVIEGDYFDQSSSASRAFARESGRTLVPPFDDLAVIAGQGTAVRELVEQIGHAPDVLVVPVGGGGLLAGSLAWLRERHPGVRVIGVEPAGAQSLSAALTTGAPVDLGEVDPFVDGAAVGRVGDLTFAHIHDDPPAVHAVPEGLICIEMLDLYQQDGIIAEPAGALASAALALPDLGIEPGATVACLLSGGNNDVSRYAEIVERALVHEGRKHYFLVDFPQEPGALRHFLDDVLGPDDDITLFEYVKRNNRETGPALVGIELGSPDDLPDLLDRMEQGPLQIEPLPPESPVSRFLI; this comes from the coding sequence GTGACGCACTCACCCCGCGTGTCGGCGGCCGATGTCGAGGCCGCCGCCGAGCGCATCGCCTCGGCCATCGTCCCGACCCCGACGCAGCGCAACGCCCGGCTGTCCCGCCGCACCGGGCTCGACGTGTGGCTCAAGCGTGAGGACCTCCAGCCGGTCCGCTCGTACAAGCTGCGTGGTGCGTACAACCTGATCTCGCGGCTGGCCGAGCAGGACCCGGACGCCGGCGTCGTCTGCGCGAGCGCCGGCAACCACGCCCAGGGCGTCGCGTTCGCGTGCGCCGACCTCGGCGTGCACGCCCGGATCTACCTGCCTCGTACGACGCCGCGGCAGAAGCGCGAACGCGTCGCCGCGATCGGTGGGGACGCCGTCGAGATCGTGATCGAGGGCGACTACTTCGACCAGAGCTCGTCGGCCTCGCGGGCGTTCGCGCGCGAGAGCGGTCGCACCCTGGTGCCGCCGTTCGACGACCTCGCGGTGATCGCCGGTCAGGGCACGGCGGTGCGCGAGCTGGTCGAGCAGATCGGTCACGCACCCGACGTGCTCGTCGTCCCGGTCGGCGGAGGCGGGCTGCTCGCGGGCAGCCTCGCGTGGCTGCGCGAGCGGCATCCCGGCGTACGCGTGATCGGCGTCGAGCCGGCCGGTGCGCAGAGCCTGAGTGCGGCGCTCACCACCGGCGCTCCGGTCGACCTGGGCGAGGTGGACCCGTTCGTGGACGGTGCGGCCGTGGGGCGCGTCGGCGACCTGACGTTCGCGCACATCCACGACGACCCGCCTGCCGTGCACGCCGTGCCGGAGGGGCTGATCTGCATCGAGATGCTCGACCTGTACCAGCAGGACGGCATCATCGCCGAGCCGGCGGGGGCGCTCGCCTCCGCGGCGCTCGCGCTGCCCGACCTCGGCATCGAGCCCGGGGCGACCGTCGCGTGCCTGCTGTCCGGGGGCAACAACGACGTGAGCCGCTACGCCGAGATCGTCGAGCGCGCCCTGGTCCACGAGGGACGCAAGCACTACTTCCTGGTCGACTTCCCGCAGGAGCCTGGCGCGCTGCGGCACTTCCTGGACGACGTGCTCGGCCCGGACGACGACATCACGCTGTTCGAGTACGTCAAGCGCAACAACCGCGAGACCGGCCCGGCCCTGGTCGGCATCGAGCTGGGCTCACCCGACGACCTGCCCGACCTGCTCGACCGGATGGAGCAGGGACCGCTGCAGATCGAGCCGCTGCCGCCGGAGAGCCCGGTCTCGCGCTTCCTCATCTGA
- a CDS encoding AI-2E family transporter — translation MRPLPRPRLPRLRGASDRVTYRPGDAMRRWRTFQEQQRDALRESNRFGAATAPSAASPKSSPPRAEQQDVPPPAGATPADAAAPSEGTAPAGVETSYGRLGNPINRASPIYIGFMGAIGVALAYALVHLITRLTTTLTVLLVAFFLTLALNPIVESLTRRGLRRSYAVSIVCLGLVAVFGLLGWLVVPPLVDETTQLGNNAPHIVDDFLAQQWVKDLDQDYDISAKVQEQVQKRVTDGAFVSQVFGGVLGAGKVVASGLFQAFTVLILTLYFLVSFPRVKQAAYAMVPASRRPRFISLSEEIMRRTGSYAIGQVLVATINAVCSWVMMTVLGIPYAAVLAVVVGFLGLIPMVGATLGAVIVALVAFFVEPQKALVVGIYYLVYQQFENYVIVPKVMQRTVSVPGAITVVAALAGGTLLGVLGALLAIPVAAGLLLLYEEVLVPRQQHQ, via the coding sequence GTGCGACCGCTGCCCCGACCCCGTCTGCCGCGGCTGCGCGGTGCCTCCGACCGGGTGACCTACCGGCCCGGCGATGCGATGCGTCGCTGGCGCACGTTCCAGGAGCAGCAGCGGGACGCCCTGCGCGAGAGCAACCGGTTCGGCGCTGCCACGGCCCCCTCCGCCGCGTCACCTAAGTCGTCGCCACCTCGCGCCGAGCAGCAGGACGTCCCGCCGCCGGCCGGAGCCACGCCGGCCGACGCCGCTGCGCCGTCCGAGGGCACGGCGCCCGCGGGCGTCGAGACCTCGTACGGCCGCCTCGGCAACCCGATCAACCGCGCCTCCCCCATCTACATCGGTTTCATGGGCGCGATCGGGGTGGCGCTGGCGTACGCCCTGGTCCACCTGATCACCCGGCTGACCACGACGCTCACCGTGCTGCTGGTCGCGTTCTTCCTCACCCTCGCGCTCAACCCGATCGTCGAGTCGCTCACGCGTCGGGGGCTGCGCCGCTCGTACGCCGTCTCGATCGTCTGCCTCGGGCTGGTCGCGGTGTTCGGTCTGCTCGGCTGGCTCGTCGTACCACCGCTCGTCGACGAGACCACCCAGCTCGGCAACAACGCACCGCACATCGTCGACGACTTCCTCGCGCAGCAGTGGGTCAAGGACCTCGACCAGGACTACGACATCAGCGCCAAGGTGCAGGAGCAGGTCCAGAAGCGTGTCACCGACGGCGCGTTCGTCAGCCAGGTGTTCGGCGGTGTGCTCGGAGCCGGCAAGGTCGTGGCGAGCGGCCTGTTCCAGGCGTTCACCGTGCTGATCCTGACCCTGTACTTCCTGGTGTCCTTCCCTCGGGTCAAGCAGGCGGCGTACGCCATGGTGCCCGCCTCGCGTCGGCCGCGGTTCATCTCGCTCAGCGAGGAGATCATGCGGCGCACGGGTTCGTACGCCATCGGCCAGGTGCTCGTCGCGACCATCAACGCCGTCTGCAGCTGGGTGATGATGACGGTCCTCGGCATCCCGTACGCCGCGGTGCTGGCCGTCGTGGTCGGCTTCCTCGGCCTCATCCCGATGGTCGGCGCGACGCTGGGCGCGGTGATCGTGGCGCTGGTGGCGTTCTTCGTCGAACCGCAGAAGGCGCTCGTCGTCGGCATCTACTACCTCGTCTACCAGCAGTTCGAGAACTACGTGATCGTGCCGAAGGTCATGCAGCGCACCGTCTCGGTGCCGGGCGCGATCACCGTCGTCGCCGCCCTCGCCGGAGGCACGCTGCTCGGCGTCCTCGGCGCGCTGCTCGCGATCCCTGTGGCCGCCGGTCTGCTGCTGCTCTACGAAGAGGTCCTGGTCCCCCGCCAGCAGCACCAGTGA
- the mce gene encoding methylmalonyl-CoA epimerase: MSELPTHLFETIDHVGIAVADLDEAIAFYGAAFGMVVAHEERNEEQGVREAMLQVGSQAGGPQLQLLAPLTPESTIAKFLDRSGPGLQQLAYRVRDLDAVSTTLRERGLRLLYDEPRRGTAGSRINFVHPKDAGGVLVELVEPAR, translated from the coding sequence ATGAGCGAGCTCCCCACGCACCTGTTCGAGACCATCGACCACGTCGGCATCGCCGTCGCCGACCTCGACGAGGCGATCGCGTTCTACGGCGCGGCGTTCGGGATGGTCGTCGCCCACGAGGAGCGCAACGAGGAGCAGGGCGTGCGCGAGGCGATGCTGCAGGTCGGGTCGCAGGCCGGCGGTCCGCAGCTGCAGCTGCTCGCGCCGCTCACCCCCGAGTCGACGATCGCGAAGTTCCTCGACCGCAGCGGCCCGGGCCTGCAGCAGCTCGCCTACCGCGTACGCGATCTCGACGCCGTCAGCACGACTCTGCGCGAGCGCGGGCTGCGCCTGCTGTACGACGAGCCGCGGCGCGGCACCGCTGGGAGCCGCATCAACTTCGTCCACCCCAAGGACGCGGGTGGCGTCCTCGTCGAGCTGGTCGAGCCCGCACGCTGA
- a CDS encoding acetyl-CoA C-acetyltransferase — translation MTESTDRTPVLVAGARTPMGRLLGSLKDFSAADLGGVAIKGALEKAGVTGDQVDYVIMGQVLTAGAGQIPARQAAVKGGIPMTVPALTINKVCLSGVDAIALAAQLIRAGEYDVVVAGGQESMSQAPHLLAKSRTGFKYGDVTMQDHMAYDGLWDAFTDQAMGNLTEDANVADQEFSREEQDAFAARSHQLAAKAWKDGLFDDEVVSVSIPQRKGDPIEFREDEGIRADTTTESLAKLCPAFRKDGTITAGTASQISDGAAAVVVMSKAKADELGLTPLAEIGAHGVVAGPDSTLQAQPANAIAAACAKEGVEPADLDLIEINEAFAAVGLASTKQLGYDADKVNVNGGAIALGHPIGMSGARIALHLAHELKRRGGGIGAAALCGGGGQGDALIVRVPQS, via the coding sequence ATGACCGAGTCCACCGACCGCACCCCCGTCCTCGTCGCCGGAGCCCGTACGCCGATGGGCCGGCTCCTCGGCTCGCTCAAGGACTTCTCGGCCGCCGACCTCGGCGGCGTCGCCATCAAGGGCGCGCTGGAGAAGGCCGGCGTCACGGGCGACCAGGTCGACTACGTGATCATGGGCCAGGTCCTCACCGCCGGCGCGGGCCAGATCCCGGCTCGTCAGGCTGCGGTCAAGGGCGGCATCCCGATGACCGTGCCCGCCCTGACGATCAACAAGGTCTGCCTGTCGGGTGTCGACGCCATCGCGCTCGCCGCCCAGCTCATCCGCGCCGGTGAGTACGACGTGGTCGTCGCCGGCGGCCAGGAGTCGATGAGCCAGGCCCCGCACCTGCTGGCCAAGAGCCGCACCGGGTTCAAGTACGGCGACGTCACCATGCAGGACCACATGGCGTACGACGGCCTGTGGGACGCGTTCACCGACCAGGCGATGGGCAACCTCACCGAGGACGCCAACGTCGCCGACCAGGAGTTCAGCCGCGAGGAGCAGGACGCGTTCGCCGCACGCAGCCACCAGCTCGCCGCCAAGGCCTGGAAGGACGGCCTGTTCGACGACGAGGTCGTGAGCGTCAGCATCCCGCAGCGCAAGGGCGACCCGATCGAGTTCCGCGAGGACGAGGGCATCCGGGCCGACACGACCACCGAGTCGCTCGCCAAGCTGTGCCCGGCCTTCCGCAAGGACGGCACGATCACTGCTGGCACGGCCTCGCAGATCTCCGACGGTGCGGCCGCGGTCGTGGTGATGTCCAAGGCGAAGGCTGACGAGCTCGGCCTGACCCCGCTCGCCGAGATCGGTGCGCACGGCGTCGTCGCCGGCCCCGACTCCACGCTGCAGGCGCAGCCGGCCAACGCGATCGCGGCGGCCTGCGCCAAGGAGGGCGTCGAGCCTGCCGACCTGGACCTCATCGAGATCAACGAGGCGTTCGCCGCCGTGGGGCTGGCCTCGACCAAGCAGCTCGGCTACGACGCCGACAAGGTCAACGTCAACGGCGGGGCGATCGCGCTCGGCCACCCGATCGGCATGTCCGGCGCGCGCATCGCGCTGCACCTCGCGCACGAGCTGAAGCGTCGCGGTGGTGGCATCGGCGCTGCTGCTCTGTGCGGCGGCGGTGGTCAGGGTGACGCGCTCATCGTGCGCGTCCCGCAGTCCTGA
- the meaB gene encoding methylmalonyl Co-A mutase-associated GTPase MeaB produces MSAAREGTPRAVARLITLVENADPALRAVMQALAPHTGRARVIGLTGSPGVGKSTTTSALVAAYRERGARVGVLAVDPTSPFSGGALLGDRIRLSEHALDPEVYVRSMASRGHLGGLSWATPQALRVLDGAGCDVVLLETVGVGQSEVEVAGLADTTVVLLAPGMGDGVQAAKAGILEVGDVFVVNKADRDGADVTVRDLRGMISLGDRSEPGLWRPPVLKTVAERAEGVTDVIESLDKHLAWLEEHGELRARRTRRAAREVEAIAVRTLRERMGDVRAGHGLDDLAAEVVDGRTDPYTAADRLVASL; encoded by the coding sequence GTGAGTGCTGCCCGTGAGGGCACACCCCGCGCGGTGGCGCGGCTCATCACGCTCGTCGAGAACGCCGACCCGGCCCTGCGCGCGGTGATGCAGGCGCTCGCGCCGCACACCGGCCGTGCACGGGTCATCGGCCTCACCGGCTCGCCCGGTGTGGGCAAGTCGACGACCACGAGCGCGTTGGTGGCGGCCTACCGCGAGCGAGGCGCGCGGGTCGGCGTCCTCGCCGTCGACCCGACGTCACCGTTCTCGGGCGGAGCCCTGCTCGGCGACCGCATCCGGCTGTCCGAGCACGCGCTCGACCCCGAGGTCTACGTCCGCTCGATGGCCAGCCGCGGCCACCTCGGCGGCCTGTCGTGGGCGACGCCCCAGGCGCTGCGCGTGCTCGACGGTGCGGGCTGTGATGTCGTGCTCCTCGAGACCGTCGGGGTCGGGCAGAGCGAGGTCGAGGTCGCCGGGCTCGCCGACACCACGGTCGTGCTGCTGGCACCCGGGATGGGTGACGGGGTGCAGGCCGCCAAGGCCGGCATCCTCGAGGTGGGCGACGTGTTCGTCGTCAACAAGGCCGACCGTGACGGAGCCGACGTCACGGTGCGCGACCTGCGCGGCATGATCTCGCTCGGCGACCGCAGCGAGCCGGGCCTGTGGCGACCGCCGGTGCTCAAGACCGTTGCCGAGCGGGCCGAGGGCGTCACTGACGTCATCGAGTCGCTCGACAAGCACCTCGCCTGGCTGGAGGAGCACGGCGAGCTGCGCGCCCGGCGTACCCGTCGTGCCGCACGCGAGGTCGAGGCGATCGCCGTACGCACGCTGCGTGAGCGCATGGGTGACGTGCGGGCCGGGCACGGGCTGGACGACCTCGCCGCCGAGGTCGTCGACGGCCGCACCGACCCCTACACCGCGGCCGACCGCCTCGTGGCGTCCCTGTGA
- a CDS encoding response regulator, which yields MKQAEPAILLVSGDHREEVVEEISSRYGRDYDVVVAGGLGEAVAAATSLVSRDVPVALIGVEGSLPDAQGLVTIDCLHALIPTAKRLLLTA from the coding sequence ATGAAGCAAGCCGAACCGGCCATCCTGCTCGTCTCCGGCGACCATCGCGAGGAGGTCGTCGAGGAGATCTCCAGCCGCTACGGCCGTGACTACGACGTGGTGGTGGCGGGTGGACTCGGCGAGGCCGTGGCCGCGGCGACGAGCCTGGTCTCCCGCGACGTACCGGTGGCACTGATCGGTGTCGAGGGCTCGCTGCCCGATGCGCAGGGGCTGGTGACGATCGACTGCCTGCACGCGCTGATCCCGACCGCCAAGCGACTGCTGCTCACCGCGTAG